DNA from Verrucomicrobiia bacterium:
CTCTACCAGCGGTTGAAATGGAGTGTCATGCCGGAAGGCACCACCAACTATCTGGCGGATTTACAGGAGTTTCAGCAACTGTTGCCGGGGGGGATTGCGGCGTTTCATGCCCGGCGGGAGGGCAAAGAATTTGACCAAAAGGCCCTCGAGCGCCTGATGCAACTGGCCCAGCGCTATGAGCGAATGTCACGCAATGCCTATCCGTTGATCATACCGCCGCTGGACCCGCAGCAAAACCGCGAAGATTGGGCCAATATCGGGGTTAGTTTAATGCGTAGTTTAAGCTCGCAACAACTCCACCCGGCAATCCTGGCGTATGGGCGCATCACCACCGCCTGGCAAAAGGGTGACCCGGCTGAGTTTAACCAGGCCGTGCGCGATTACCGGGAATGGCTCATCAGCCACGACTTGACCAAAGAAGTGCGCAAGGCCCGCTGGGAATTCATGTACCAGGCTTTTCAGGGCTTTTACCACGCCCTGGTGCTTTATGTCGGGGCCTTGCTGCTTTCATTGGGTGGGTTGGTGGCCATGGGCACCCTCCCTTCCTGGTCCGAAACGTTGCGCAAGTCGTCCTATTGGCTCATCGTCCTGGGAGGATCGGTCCATACCCTGTGTCTGGTATATCGCATGGCCCTTGAAGGCCGCCCCCCAGTCACCAATCTCTATTCCTCGGCCATTTTCATTGGGTGGGCGGCCGTTGTCCTGGGGTTGCTGCTGGAAAGATTTTACCGCCTTGGCATTGGCAATTTAGCCGCCTCTTGTACCGGATTTGGTACTTTGATCATCGCGCACAACCTCTCCCTCAGCGGCGACACCATGGAAATGATGCGGGCGGTACTGGACAGTAATTTCTGGCTGGCCACCCATGTCGTCACCATCACGCTGGGGTATTCCGCCATGTTCGTGGCCGGCTTGCTGGCCACGCTTTATGTGTTTCTGCGTTGGACGGGCCGCCTCCAGCAAAGCCTGCCCGGCAGCGTTGGCACTACGCCCATCGGGCAGGCGCTGTCACGCATGGTGTATGGGGTGTTGTGCTTTGCCACCCTGTTCAGTTTTGTCGGCACTGTGCTGGGCGGCATCTGGGCAGACCAATCCTGGGGCCGGTTCTGGGGCTGGGACCCGAAGGAAAACGGCGCCTTGCTCATCGTTTTGTGGTGCGCGGTCTATTTGCACGCCCGGTGGAGCAAATTGTGGAGCGAGCACGCCCTGATGAATGTAGCCATTTTCGGCAATGTGGTGACGGCCTGGTCTTGGTTTGGCGTAAACATGCTGGGCGTGGGGCTGCATTCCTACGGTTTCATGGATAAAGCCTCCCTGGCCCTCTTCGCTTATGCTGCTTTTAACGTGGGACTCATGGTTTGGAATGCCATGATGAAAGACGAGCCGCTCTCTGCTTGCAAACCTGAGATCAATGTTGCCAAAGCATCACCCGCCCCTTCGGACGCCAAAGCGTGAAGCGCCCGGACGGCCTCATATTAGCCAAGGCTCGCGATAAGTCTTGTGGCGCAAACGATTGGCGGTCGCGTCGCCAATGAACTCTTCTTTCTCGGGATCCCATTTCAGGGAGCGGCCCAGTTTCCAAGCCATGATCACAAGCTGGCCCAGGGCGGCGGCGCGATGCCCAATTTCCTCATGCGCGCTGGGCTGGCGGCGATTGCGAATACACTCCAGCCAGTTGGCGTGATGATCATTGGCCCCGGGCTGAACTTGCCGGTTGTGCAAGCCCAGCT
Protein-coding regions in this window:
- the ccsA gene encoding cytochrome c biogenesis protein CcsA is translated as MKKNLPWILLSLGVLYVLSGLRPMPKPGGFELSEFGRLPVLSNGRVQPLDSVARNSLLQIRTRQTVYVPGRGSMPATEWLLEVFTQPDKADGQKIFRIDNGEVLSLLKLSENEKYFSFNELEPQLDEIERQAAQINKIENAQRTAFQRAMWRLFNALALYQRLKWSVMPEGTTNYLADLQEFQQLLPGGIAAFHARREGKEFDQKALERLMQLAQRYERMSRNAYPLIIPPLDPQQNREDWANIGVSLMRSLSSQQLHPAILAYGRITTAWQKGDPAEFNQAVRDYREWLISHDLTKEVRKARWEFMYQAFQGFYHALVLYVGALLLSLGGLVAMGTLPSWSETLRKSSYWLIVLGGSVHTLCLVYRMALEGRPPVTNLYSSAIFIGWAAVVLGLLLERFYRLGIGNLAASCTGFGTLIIAHNLSLSGDTMEMMRAVLDSNFWLATHVVTITLGYSAMFVAGLLATLYVFLRWTGRLQQSLPGSVGTTPIGQALSRMVYGVLCFATLFSFVGTVLGGIWADQSWGRFWGWDPKENGALLIVLWCAVYLHARWSKLWSEHALMNVAIFGNVVTAWSWFGVNMLGVGLHSYGFMDKASLALFAYAAFNVGLMVWNAMMKDEPLSACKPEINVAKASPAPSDAKA